Sequence from the Microbacterium sp. 1.5R genome:
GCGTGCAGATCCACGCCCTTGGTCTCCTTCACCATCGACACGGCGATGAGGGAGATCACCGCCGTGATGGCGATGTAGACGCCGATCGTCCAGGCCGCCTGGAACTGGTTCATCAGAGCCTCCGCGATCATCGGTGCGAACGCCCCGCCGAGGATGGCACCCAGCGCGTATCCGATCGAGACGCCCGAGTAGCGGACGTTGGCCGGGAACATCTCGGCATAGAGAGCCGCCTGCGGGCCGTACGAGAGCCCGAGCGCGAACGTCATCACGAACAGCGCCACGAAGTACCAGAAGATGTTCGCCGTGTCGATCAGGAACCACATCGGCACCGCCCACAGCGCGAGCGCGATGTACCCGATCTGGAAGGTGCGGACGCGTCCGAGACGATCGGAGAGGTGGCCGCCCCAGAGCGTGAAGATGAGCCAGCCGAACGACGCGAGCGTCGTCGCCAGCAGCACGGGAGGACGCTCCATGCCGAGGGCGGTGACGGCGTAGGTCGCGAAGAACGCGATGAGCAGGTACCCGGCGGCGTTGTTGCCGATGAAGATCAGGGCAGTGAGCACGACCTGCTTGGTGTTCTTGCGGAACAGGCGACCCAGCGGCGCGGAGGCCTCCTGACGACGACGACGGAGATCCTCGAAGACGGGGCTCTCGTCGACGGCGCGCCTGATCACGTAGCCGACGGCGATCAGCACGATCGACATCAGGAACGGGATCCGCCAGCCCCACTCGAGGAACGCCTCGGGGGACATCGAGCTCGTCAGCACCCAGAGCGTGGCTGTGGCGAGGATCATGCCGATCGGGACGCCGATCTGCGGGAAGGCGCCGAAGAGCCCCCGGCGGGCCGTGGGGGCGTGTTCGACGGCCATCAGTGCCGCTCCGCCCCACTCCCCGCCCGCCGAGAACCCCTGCAGGATGCGGAGCACGATGAGAAGGATCGGAGCGGCGACGCCGATCGCGGCGTACGTCGGCAGTACGCCGATCAGCGAGGTGGAGAGTCCCATCATCACGAGCGTGAAGACGAGCATCTTCTTGCGGCCCAGCTTGTCGCCCAGGTGCCCGGCGACGATGGCTCCCAGGGGACGGAAGAGGAAGGAGATCCCGATCGTGGCGAAGGAGAGGATCTGCGCGAACCCCTTGTTCTCCTCAGCGATCGGGGCGAGGAAGAGCGGCGCGAGCACGAGGCCGGCTGCTTGCGCGTAGATGAAGAAGTCGTACCACTCGATCGAGGTGCCGACCAGGGTGCTGGCGAGGACTCGCCGCTCCTCGGCGGGCATTCGCGCCGTCGAGTTGCGCGCGGATACTGCTGACGTCATGAAGAACTCCATTGTTCTGCGGGTGCGGAGGAGCGACGCTGCGTCACCCCGAGCTACTTACCGAATGATCGGTCAGTAATTGACGAGAGTAGCGCACGGTGGCCGGGCGACCCAAGCCCCACATCTGCGACCG
This genomic interval carries:
- a CDS encoding MFS transporter encodes the protein MTSAVSARNSTARMPAEERRVLASTLVGTSIEWYDFFIYAQAAGLVLAPLFLAPIAEENKGFAQILSFATIGISFLFRPLGAIVAGHLGDKLGRKKMLVFTLVMMGLSTSLIGVLPTYAAIGVAAPILLIVLRILQGFSAGGEWGGAALMAVEHAPTARRGLFGAFPQIGVPIGMILATATLWVLTSSMSPEAFLEWGWRIPFLMSIVLIAVGYVIRRAVDESPVFEDLRRRRQEASAPLGRLFRKNTKQVVLTALIFIGNNAAGYLLIAFFATYAVTALGMERPPVLLATTLASFGWLIFTLWGGHLSDRLGRVRTFQIGYIALALWAVPMWFLIDTANIFWYFVALFVMTFALGLSYGPQAALYAEMFPANVRYSGVSIGYALGAILGGAFAPMIAEALMNQFQAAWTIGVYIAITAVISLIAVSMVKETKGVDLHA